One genomic region from Athalia rosae chromosome 3, iyAthRosa1.1, whole genome shotgun sequence encodes:
- the LOC105689280 gene encoding mucin-19-like isoform X2, which yields MWSQVWTLGVLVLLACSSYADRGASRSSSWDYKSPQNSQPPFKCPSEGYHPDPHDCKVYYRCVDWGNSSPLTSFRFECGPGTVFSKQQGDICTHPSSSGRPECDDSENAINSQDSGDRNDNGQWNGDTGHNSVQWNGDTGDMGGQWNGDTGDNGGQWNGDTGDNGGQWNGDTGDNGGQWDGDIGDNGGQWDGDVGNAGQPGQPGDPNGQPGQPGDPNGQPGQPGDPNGQPGQPGDPNGQPGQPGDSKGQPGTPGTPGTPGTPGTPGTPGTPGTPGTPGTPGTPGTPGTHGTPGTPGTPGTPGTPGTPGTPGTPGTPGTPGTPGTPGTPATPGTPGTPGTPGTPGTPGTPGTPATPGTPGTPGTPGTPGTPGTPGTPGTPGTPGTPGTPGTPATPGTPGTPGTPGTPGTPGTPGTPGTPGTPGTPGTPATPGTPGTPGTPGTPGTPGTPGTPGTPGTPGTPGTPGTPGTPGTPGKPGTPGSPDASRACYEEGFFADPQDCRKFYRCTAEGASLHKYEFRCGPGSVWDQRSQVCNHPNSVPSCNPDTGESSASSEGGPVVSPDIPGKPGTPATPPTPATPATPATPATQPTPATQPTPATQPTPATQPTPATQPTPATQPTPATQPTPATQPTPATQPTPATPAIPATPATPATPATPATPATPATPATPATPATPATPATPATPATPATPATPATPGSPGASGICHEEGFFADPQDCRKFYRCTAEGGSLHKYEFGCGPGTVWDQGSQVCNHPSSVPSCNPDTGESSASSEGGPEVSPDTPEKPGAPGTPGTPGTPGTPPIPGTPGTPATPGTPGTSGTPGTPATPGTPGTPGTPGTPGTPATPGTPGTPGSPGMPPTPGTPGTPGTPGTPGTPATPGTPGTPGTPGTPGTPATPGTPGTPGTPGTPGTPGTPGTPATPGTPGTPGSPGTPGTPATPGTPGTPGSPGTPGTPGTPATPGTPGTPGTPGTPGTPGTPATPGTSGTPGSPGTPGSPATPGTPGTPGSPGTPGTPGTPGTPATPGTPGTPGTPATPGTPGTPGTPGTPATPGTSGTPGTPGTPGTPGTPATPGTSGTPGTPGTPGTPGTPATPGTPGTPGSPGTPGTPGTPGTPATPGTPGTPGSPGTPGTPGTPGTPATPGTPGTPGSPGTPGTPGTPGTPATPGTPGTPGTPGTPGTPGKPGTPGSPSASGTCHEEGFFADPQDCRKFYRCTAEGGSLHKYEFGCGPGTVWDQESQTCNHQNSVPSCNPDTGESSATTDQPHTSTQGETATTSPTSDSTTLSSTSIATEYPEAQQPTAKPGSGTDNEPTESSLPTEPSTPSPTNASDKPLTPTTTSAVPVSTGITTEATFEPESTSPLLVETTTASTSPATQPTSPGTESTSSSASEGSGTNSPWNSTPLPETTTLPGSSTTTNPNDSGKPGQCSGEGFFVDPEDCRKFYRCVANGSGYQKHDFMCGTGTAWDETAETCNYIERVAACKQGNNTNENTTPSTSTPSESTTLAQSSTVTESTTNSNVEEPGKTTEAPGQDRTDEPGQVTAITGSESQSTANEHESTTLPGITSTQSSSPETTTVEYSSTGTSTESSSAESTTQKLEESSTGYPGPDTPVQSTPTGTSTEFSSTEPTTKSPEEYPSTGRPTTDNPLTTVQSTSTGISTEPTSTESSSESTTVTSATEQTVAPCATPKPNITLVCTEEGYYPNPTECSKFYRCVDNGKGYSIYHFDCPPGTIFDPSVNVCNHASSVYPPRDCSGAQESTTSAPASTTGTESENTKQPPNSTDSPTSTTPADGSTTTTAPTTPEQESTTQEHESTTEQITTENSSESASTSESSESTTIEATTESEQSTTDSTSETSTSQSPVESTTVPAETTSSVYSTVEETGSTPEGTTQLTSEASTETSTQVTTEATTETSTQVTTEATTETSTQVTTEATTETSTQVTTEATTETTTQVTTEATTETSTQVTTEPTSSVTTEGTTQSTTQSETESTTHSGTEATTETITQETSESSTSESTTEQTASTSVAESTVTEKVESTTATSTEESQATTEQSTATTESAETTTQHPDSTTESTQTTTQSEATTAEGQKSTEYPDQSTTEAPASTTGPQESTTEQSSESTTQQHEESTTGAPVTTAPQVITPCPIGNLTNEQIALVCPTGFRRHPKYCNLFYQCTSASNMDIKVLVLSCPEGTAYDNKKIQCTPEESMSEPCDGPRADARFYRRLTENSMPPVKVHSRSLCPGEGHYPYREGCSNAFYKCRRDLRDDMQGYLYKCPQDYVYWSVSRRCERASRLPMCSYMGTKSKNTNHSWEGRWEVPVEDYNLSGRMLDWEDY from the exons ATGTGGAGTCAGGTTTGGACGCTTGGCGTCCTGGTTTTATTGGCATGTTCATCGTACGCAGACAGAG gtGCATCTCGAAGCAGTTCCTGGGATTACAAATCGCCACAGAACAGTCAACCGCCGTTTAAATGTCCTAGTGAAGGATATCATCCAGATCCACATGACTGTAAAGTTTACTACAGATGTGTTGATTGGGGAAACAGTAGCCCTCTCACCTCGTTCAGATTTGAATGTGGTCCTGGAACTGTGTTTTCTAAACAACAGGGTGACATTTGCACGCATCCTTCAAGCAGTGGGCGACCAGAATGTGATGATTCTGAAAACGCAATCAACTCACAGGACTCCGGAGACCGAAATGATAATGGACAGTGGAATGGTGACACTGGACATAATAGTGTTCAATGGAACGGAGATACGGGGGATATGGGTGGCCAATGGAACGGCGATACGGGGGATAACGGTGGTCAATGGAACGGCGATACGGGGGATAACGGTGGTCAATGGAACGGCGATACGGGGGATAACGGTGGTCAATGGGATGGAGATATCGGAGATAATGGTGGTCAGTGGGATGGGGATGTAGGCAACGCAGGGCAGCCCGGACAACCAGGAGATCCAAACGGACAACCAGGACAACCAGGAGATCCAAATGGACAACCAGGACAACCAGGAGATCCAAATGGACAACCAGGACAACCAGGAGATCCAAATGGACAACCAGGACAACCAGGAGACTCAAAAGGACAACCAGGTACTCCTGGTACACCTGGAACACCCGGAACACCAGGGACACCTGGTACCCCTGGGACCCCTGGTACACCTGGTACACCCGGAACACCCGGAACACCCGGAACACCAGGAACGCATGGCACACCTGGTACCCCTGGTACACCCGGAACACCCGGAACACCCGGAACACCGGGAACGCCTGGCACACCTGGTACCCCTGGTACACCTGGAACACCTGGAACACCCGGAACACCCGCTACACCAGGAACGCCTGGCACACCTGGTACCCCTGGTACCCCTGGTACACCTGGAACACCCGGAACACCCGCAACACCAGGGACGCCTGGTACTCCTGGAACACCCGGAACACCCGGAACACCAGGAACGCCTGGCACACCTGGTACCCCTGGTACCCCTGGTACACCTGGAACACCCGGAACACCCGCAACACCAGGAACTCCTGGTACTCCTGGAACACCCGGAACACCTGGAACACCCGGAACACCAGGAACGCCTGGTACCCCTGGTACACCTGGAACACCCGGAACACCCGCTACACCAGGAACGCCTGGCACACCTGGAACACCCGGAACACCAGGAACGCCAGGAACGCCTGGCACCCCTGGAACACCCGGAACACCCGGAACGCCTGGCACACCTGGTACCCCTGGAACACCTGGCACACCTGGAAAACCTGGAACACCCGGAAGTCCTGATGCGTCACGTGCTTGCTATGAGGAAGGTTTTTTTGCAGATCCCCAAGATTGTCGAAAGTTCTATCGTTGTACTGCCGAAGGTGCATCCTTGCACAAATATGAGTTCAGGTGTGGTCCTGGAAGCGTCTGGGATCAACGTTCTCAGGTATGCAACCATCCGAATTCTGTGCCAAGCTGTAATCCGGATACTGGTGAATCCAGTGCTTCTTCGGAGGGTGGACCAGTAGTATCTCCTGATATACCTGGAAAACCTGGAACGCCTGCTACACCGCCCACCCCTGCCACACCAGCCACGCCTGCAACCCCTGCTACGCAACCTACGCCAGCAACGCAACCAACGCCAGCAACGCAACCCACGCCAGCAACGCAACCCACACCAGCAACGCAACCCACGCCAGCAACGCAACCCACGCCAGCAACGCAACCCACGCCAGCAACGCAACCCACGCCAGCAACGCAACCTACGCCAGCAACGCCTGCGATACCTGCTACTCCTGCTACCCCTGCTACACCAGCAACACCAGCAACACCTGCAACACCTGCTACACCAGCAACGCCTGCTACCCCTGCTACACCAGCAACACCTGCGACACCTGCTACCCCTGCTACACCAGCAACGCCTGCGACACCTGCTACACCCGGAAGTCCTGGTGCGTCAGGCATTTGCCATGAGGAGGGCTTTTTTGCGGATCCCCAAGATTGTCGAAAGTTCTATCGTTGTACTGCCGAGGGTGGTTCTCTGCACAAATATGAATTCGGGTGTGGTCCTGGAACCGTCTGGGATCAAGGTTCTCAGGTATGCAACCATCCGAGTTCTGTGCCCAGCTGTAATCCGGATACTGGTGAATCCAGTGCGTCTTCGGAGGGTGGACCCGAAGTATCTCCTGATACACCGGAAAAGCCTGGTGCGCCTGGCACACCTGGTACCCCTGGTACCCCCGGTACACCAC CGATACCCGGAACACCCGGAACGCCCGCAACACCAGGAACACCTGGTACCTCTGGTACCCCTGGAACACCCGCAACACCAGGAACGCCTGGTACCCCTGGTACACCTGGTACCCCTGGAACGCCCGCAACACCAGGAACGCCTGGCACACCTGGTAGCCCTGGAATGCCCCCAACACCAGGAACGCCTGGCACACCTGGTACCCCTGGTACCCCAGGAACGCCCGCAACGCCAGGAACGCCTGGCACACCTGGCACACCTG GTACCCCTGGAACGCCCGCAACACCAGGAACGCCTGGCACACCCGGCACACCTGGTACCCCAGGTACCCCAGGTACCCCTGGAACACCCGCAACACCAGGAACGCCTGGCACACCTGGTAGCCCTGGTACACCCGGAACGCCTGCAACGCCAGGAACGCCTGGCACACCCGGTAGCCCTGGTACACCTGGTACCCCTGGAACGCCCGCAACACCAGGAACGCCTGGCACACCTGGCACACCTGGTACCCCTGGTACCCCTGGAACGCCCGCAACACCAGGAACGTCTGGCACACCTGGTAGCCCTGGTACACCCGGATCGCCTGCAACGCCAGGAACGCCTGGCACACCTGGTAGCCCTGGTACACCAGGAACGCCTGGTACACCCGGAACACCTGCAACGCCTGGCACACCTGGTACCCCTGGAACGCCCGCAACACCAGGAACGCCTGGAACACCTGGTACCCCTGGAACACCCGCAACACCAGGAACGTCTGGCACACCTGGCACACCTGGTACCCCAGGTACCCCTGGAACACCCGCAACACCAGGAACGTCTGGCACACCTGGCACACCTGGTACCCCAGGTACCCCTGGAACACCCGCAACACCAGGAACGCCCGGCACACCTGGTAGCCCTGGTACACCAGGAACGCCTGGTACACCCGGAACACCTGCAACGCCAGGAACGCCTGGCACACCTGGTAGCCCTGGTACACCAGGAACGCCTGGTACACCCGGAACGCCCGCAACACCAGGAACGCCTGGCACACCTGGTAGCCCTGGTACACCAGGAACGCCTGGTACACCCGGAACACCTGCAACGCCAGGAACGCCTGGCACACCTGGCACACCTGGAACTCCTGGTACACCTGGAAAACCTGGGACACCCGGAAGTCCTAGTGCATCAGGTACTTGCCATGAGGAAGGCTTTTTTGCAGATCCCCAAGATTGTCGAAAGTTCTATCGTTGTACTGCTGAGGGTGGTTCTCTGCACAAATATGAATTCGGGTGTGGTCCTGGAACCGTCTGGGATCAAGAATCTCAAACATGCAACCATCAGAATTCAGTGCCAAGCTGTAATCCGGATACTGGTGAATCTAGCGCAACTACAGATCAACCGCACACTTCTACTCAAGGAGAGACTGCTACCACATCACCTACGTCAGATTCTACAACACTATCTTCCACTAGCATAGCTACTGAATATCCAGAAGCCCAACAACCAACAGCAAAACCTGGATCTGGAACAGACAACGAACCTACAGAATCATCCCTTCCAACTGAACCTTCTACTCCATCGCCTACAAATGCATCTGATAAACCTTTGACTCCCACGACAACATCGGCAGTTCCGGTATCTACAGGCATCACAACCGAAGCAACATTCGAACCAGAAAGTACTTCCCCACTGCTGGTCGAAACTACAACGGCATCAACTTCTCCAGCAACACAGCCAACGTCACCAGGCACTGAATCTACAAGTAGCTCAGCCTCTGAAGGGTCAGGTACGAATTCTCCATGGAATTCAACACCACTGCCAGAAACTACGACGCTACCTGGAAGCTCTACTACTACAAATCCAAATGATTCTGGAAAACCAGGACAATGCTCCGGTGAAGGATTCTTTGTGGATCCTGAAGATTGTCGTAAGTTCTATCGTTGCGTTGCTAATGGTTCCGGATACCAGAAACATGACTTCATGTGTGGTACTGGAACAGCTTGGGATGAGACGGCTGAAACTTGTAACTATATAGAACGGGTAGCGGCGTGCAAGCAAGGAAATAATACTAATGAAAACACCACACCAAGTACATCGACACCTTCAGAGTCTACAACATTAGCACAGTCTTCTACAGTGACTGAAAGCACTACGAACTCGAACGTGGAAGAGCCGGGAAAGACAACGGAAGCTCCGGGACAAGACAGAACAGATGAACCTGGGCAAGTTACAGCAATTACCGGAAGTGAGAGCCAATCAACCGCTAATGAACATGAATCCACTACTCTGCCAGGAATTACTAGCACTCAAAGTTCATCACCAGAAACCACTACTGTCGAATATAGTTCTACTGGAACATCGACGGAGTCTAGTAGCGCTGAATCGACTACGCAAAAGCTAGAAGAATCTTCTACGGGATATCCTGGTCCCGATACTCCTGTTCAATCAACTCCAACTGGAACTTCAACTGAGTTCAGTTCTACTGAACCAACTACGAAATCCCCAGAAGAATATCCTTCGACAGGTCGGCCTACTACCGATAATCCGCTCACTACGGTTCAATCGACGTCTACCGGAATTTCTACCGAGCCAACTTCTACTGAATCTTCTTCCGAATCCACTACAGTAACATCAGCAACGGAACAGACAGTTGCACCATGTGCAACACCGAAGCCTAATATTACCTTGGTCTGCACCGAGGAAGGCTACTATCCGAATCCGACAGAATGCAGTAAATTCTATCGATGTGTCGATAACGGAAAAGGCTACAGTATATACCACTTTGATTGCCCACCTGgaacaattttcgatccaagtGTAAACGTTTGTAATCACGCTAGCTCCGTCTACCCACCGAGAGATTGTTCAGGGGCACAAGAATCGACAACATCAGCACCTGCATCAACAACTGGAACGGAATCTGAAAACACTAAGCAGCCACCAAATTCGACTGACTCACCCACATCAACAACCCCAGCAGATGGGTCTACAACTACAACGGCACCCACCACCCCTGAACAAGAGTCAACGACACAAGAACACGAATCTACTACTGAACAGATAACGACTGAGAATTCCTCAGAATCCGCCTCCACCTCTGAAAGTTCTGAATCCACAACCATAGAGGCAACGACTGAATCAGAACAAAGTACGACCGATTCTACTTCGGAGACTTCCACATCTCAATCTCCAGTCGAGTCCACGACAGTTCCAGCTGAAACAACTTCATCTGTTTATTCTACTGTAGAGGAGACTGGTAGCACTCCTGAAGGAACGACACAGCTCACTAGTGAAGCTAGTACTGAAACATCGACTCAGGTAACTACTGAAGCCACGACTGAAACATCGACTCAGGTAACTACTGAAGCCACGACTGAAACATCGACTCAGGTAACTACTGAAGCCACGACTGAAACATCGACTCAGGTAACTACCGAAGCCACGACTGAAACAACGACTCAGGTAACTACTGAAGCCACGACTGAAACATCGACTCAGGTAACGACTGAACCCACGAGTTCCGTAACAACTGAAGGAACTACTCAAAGCACAACGCAGTCAGAGACTGAATCGACTACTCACAGTGGTACTGAAGCTACGACTGAAACAATAACTCAAGAAACCTCTGAATCTTCAACTTCTGAATCAACGACAGAACAAACTGCGTCTACGTCTGTTGCTGAGAGTACGGTGACTGAGAAAGTAGAAAGTACAACTGCAACAAGTACAGAGGAATCTCAGGCAACGACTGAACAATCCACAGCTACGACTGAATCAGCAGAAACAACGACACAGCATCCAGATAGCACAACCGAGAGTACGCAGACAACGACACAGTCTGAAGCCACTACAGCAGAAGGACAAAAATCAACAGAATATCCGGATCAATCGACAACTGAAGCTCCAGCATCAACCACAGGACCCCAAGAAAGTACAACCGAACAATCCAGCGAATCGACAACGCAACAACATGAGGAGAGTACAACAGGAGCCCCTGTGACCACAGCACCACAAGTGATCACACCTTGTCCAATTGGAAATTTGACAAACGAACAAATTGCTCTGGTCTGTCCCACCGGTTTCCGTCGACATCCGAAGTATTGCAATCTCTTTTATCAATGTACATCGGCAAGTAACATGGACATCAAGGTCTTGGTTCTGAGTTGCCCTGAGGGCACTGCCTACGACAACAAGAAGATCCAATGCACACCTGAAGAAAGTATGAGTGAACCATGTGATGGACCTCGAGCAGATGCCAGATTTTACCGAAGATTAACCGAGAACTCAATGCCCCCC gTAAAAGTTCACTCTAGGAGCCTTTGCCCCGGTGAAGGACATTATCCATATCGTGAAGGCTGCAGCAACGCATTCTACAAGTGTAGACGAGATTTGAGAGATGATATGCAAGGATATCTATATAAATGTCCGCAGGATTACGTATATTGGTCAGTTTCCAGGAGGTGCGAAAGAGCAAGTCGATTACCAATGTGTTCATACATGGGCACAAAAAGCAAGAATACGAATCACTCTTGGGAAGGTCGATGGGAAGTACCAGTAGAAGATTATAATCTTTCCGGAAGAATGCTCGACTGGGAGGATTATTAG